A genomic stretch from Fundulus heteroclitus isolate FHET01 unplaced genomic scaffold, MU-UCD_Fhet_4.1 scaffold_48, whole genome shotgun sequence includes:
- the epn2 gene encoding epsin-2 isoform X1 has protein sequence MPSTIRRQMKNVVNNYSDAEKKVREATSNDPWGPSSSLMSEVADLTYNVVAFSEIMNMIWKRLNDHGKNWRHVYKALTLLDYLIKTGSERVALQCKENIFTIQTLKDFQYIDKDGKDQGINVREKSKQLVVLLKDEERLKGERSQALKTKERMAQVTTESSLGFGRGSSQPNLSTSYSEEYGRSEGSPASYHGSTSPNAGSELEQARPQTSGEEELQLQLALAMSREAAEQEERLRRGDDLRLQMALEESKKEGPGSAKLPKKKKEPQSSLMDLMDVPEPGAKADPWGMGAGAAAASADPWQPYGSVPKPSVPADPWAAPSSMPAVKGGDPWANSGPASDPWGSGTGRPKTSNTGNFDLFSTSNGTAKEDFSEFDSLRSSSSVPTVEGGITSSLPSQVSLASSGSLDLFDPLPPSTLISTNPTRKTPESFLGPNAALVNLDSLVTKPAQPAPVVNPFLAATGAAAPAPTANPFQMSQPVPPTLNQMRVSPMPSGFGSIVDPMPLSSLPAQPAAMVPLPGMAPMGHGMPGVGGGGVGAGIPPSMSLPQPLMSMPPQAGAQPAGTTNPFLL, from the exons ATGCCGAGCACCATCCGCCGGCAGATGAAAAACGTGGTCAACAACTACTCGGACGCCGAGAAGAAGGTGAGGGAGGCCACGTCCAACGACCCGTGGGGCCCGTCGTCGTCGCTCATGTCCGAGGTGGCCGACCTCACCTACAACGTGGTGGCCTTCAGCGAGATCATGAACATGATCTGGAAGCGGCTCAACGACCACGGCAAGAACTGGCGCCACGTCTACAAGGCCCTCACGCTGCTCGACTACCTGATCAAGACGGGCTCGGAGAGGGTGGCGCTGCAGTGCAAGGAGAACATCTTCACCATCCAGACCCTGAAGGACTTCCAGTACATCGACAAGGACGGCAAGGACCAGGGCATCAACGTCCGGGAGAAGAGCAAGCAGCTGGTGGTGCTGCTCAAAGACGAGGAGCGCCTCAAAGGAGAGAG GTCTCAGGCTTTGAAGACCAAGGAGCGCATGGCCCAGGTGACCACGGAGAGCTCCCTGGGTTTTGGCCGAGGCTCGTCCCAACCCAACCTCTCCACATCCTACAGCGAAGAATACGGCAGATCAGAGGGCTCTCCTGCCTCCTACCACGGCT CCACATCTCCCAATGCGGGTTCGGAGCTGGAGCAGGCCCGACCTCAGACCAGTGGAgaagaggagctgcagctgcaaCTCGCCCTGGCCATGAGCCGAGAAGCTGCAGAGCAG gAGGAGCGCCTCCGCCGAGGCGACGACCTGAGACTACAGATGGCCTTGGAGGAGAGTAAGAAAGAAGGTCCAGGCTCGGCAAAACTgcccaagaagaagaaggag CCCCAGTCGTCTCTGATGGATCTAATGGACGTCCCCGAGCCAGGTGCCAAGGctgacccctggggcatgggagctggagctgcagctgcaTCAGCAGATCCGTGGCAACCGTACG GCTCGGTCCCTAAGCCGTCGGTGCCAGCGGACCCGTGGGCGGCTCCGTCGTCTATGCCTGCCGTGAAGGGTGGCGACCCCTGGGCCAACTCCGGTCCTGCGTCGGACCCCTGGGGTTCCGGAACCGGCCGCCCCAAGACCTCCAACACAG GTAACTTTGACCTGTTCAGTACATCCAATGGTACAGCCAAGGAAGACTTCTCAGAGTTTGACAGCCTGCGCTCTTCCTCCTCTGTCCCCACTG TCGAGGGGGGCATAACATCCTCTCTCCCCTCGCAAGTCAGTCTGGCTAGTAGCGGCAGCCTGGACCTGTTTGACCCGCTGCCCCCCTCTACTCTGATCTCTACAAACCCAACTAGAAAGACTCCAGAGTCCTTCCTGGGACCCAACGCCGCCCTGGTCAACCTGGACTCTCTCGTGACCAAACCAGCTCAGCCGGCACCGGTCGTTAACCCGTTCCTGGCTGCTACAG GTGCCGCCGCTCCGGCCCCCACCGCCAACCCGTTCCAGATGAGCCAGCCGGTCCCTCCCACCCTCAACCAGATGCGCGTCAGCCCGATGCCCTCTGGCTTCGGCAGCATCGTGGACCCCATGCCCCTGTCCTCTTTGCCCGCGCAGCCCGCCGCCATGGTCCCCCTGCCGGGCATGGCCCCCATGGGCCACGGGATGCCCGGCGTGGGAGGCGGCGGCGTGGGCGCGGGGATCCCGCCCTCCATGTCGCTGCCTCAGCCACTGATGAGCATGCCCCCTCAGGCCGGGGCACAACCCGCCGGAACCACCAACCCCTTCCTCTTGTGA
- the epn2 gene encoding epsin-2 isoform X2, protein MPSTIRRQMKNVVNNYSDAEKKVREATSNDPWGPSSSLMSEVADLTYNVVAFSEIMNMIWKRLNDHGKNWRHVYKALTLLDYLIKTGSERVALQCKENIFTIQTLKDFQYIDKDGKDQGINVREKSKQLVVLLKDEERLKGERSQALKTKERMAQVTTESSLGFGRGSSQPNLSTSYSEEYGRSEGSPASYHGSTSPNAGSELEQARPQTSGEEELQLQLALAMSREAAEQEERLRRGDDLRLQMALEESKKEGPGSAKLPKKKKEPQSSLMDLMDVPEPGAKADPWGMGAGAAAASADPWQPYGSVPKPSVPADPWAAPSSMPAVKGGDPWANSGPASDPWGSGTGRPKTSNTVEGGITSSLPSQVSLASSGSLDLFDPLPPSTLISTNPTRKTPESFLGPNAALVNLDSLVTKPAQPAPVVNPFLAATGAAAPAPTANPFQMSQPVPPTLNQMRVSPMPSGFGSIVDPMPLSSLPAQPAAMVPLPGMAPMGHGMPGVGGGGVGAGIPPSMSLPQPLMSMPPQAGAQPAGTTNPFLL, encoded by the exons ATGCCGAGCACCATCCGCCGGCAGATGAAAAACGTGGTCAACAACTACTCGGACGCCGAGAAGAAGGTGAGGGAGGCCACGTCCAACGACCCGTGGGGCCCGTCGTCGTCGCTCATGTCCGAGGTGGCCGACCTCACCTACAACGTGGTGGCCTTCAGCGAGATCATGAACATGATCTGGAAGCGGCTCAACGACCACGGCAAGAACTGGCGCCACGTCTACAAGGCCCTCACGCTGCTCGACTACCTGATCAAGACGGGCTCGGAGAGGGTGGCGCTGCAGTGCAAGGAGAACATCTTCACCATCCAGACCCTGAAGGACTTCCAGTACATCGACAAGGACGGCAAGGACCAGGGCATCAACGTCCGGGAGAAGAGCAAGCAGCTGGTGGTGCTGCTCAAAGACGAGGAGCGCCTCAAAGGAGAGAG GTCTCAGGCTTTGAAGACCAAGGAGCGCATGGCCCAGGTGACCACGGAGAGCTCCCTGGGTTTTGGCCGAGGCTCGTCCCAACCCAACCTCTCCACATCCTACAGCGAAGAATACGGCAGATCAGAGGGCTCTCCTGCCTCCTACCACGGCT CCACATCTCCCAATGCGGGTTCGGAGCTGGAGCAGGCCCGACCTCAGACCAGTGGAgaagaggagctgcagctgcaaCTCGCCCTGGCCATGAGCCGAGAAGCTGCAGAGCAG gAGGAGCGCCTCCGCCGAGGCGACGACCTGAGACTACAGATGGCCTTGGAGGAGAGTAAGAAAGAAGGTCCAGGCTCGGCAAAACTgcccaagaagaagaaggag CCCCAGTCGTCTCTGATGGATCTAATGGACGTCCCCGAGCCAGGTGCCAAGGctgacccctggggcatgggagctggagctgcagctgcaTCAGCAGATCCGTGGCAACCGTACG GCTCGGTCCCTAAGCCGTCGGTGCCAGCGGACCCGTGGGCGGCTCCGTCGTCTATGCCTGCCGTGAAGGGTGGCGACCCCTGGGCCAACTCCGGTCCTGCGTCGGACCCCTGGGGTTCCGGAACCGGCCGCCCCAAGACCTCCAACACAG TCGAGGGGGGCATAACATCCTCTCTCCCCTCGCAAGTCAGTCTGGCTAGTAGCGGCAGCCTGGACCTGTTTGACCCGCTGCCCCCCTCTACTCTGATCTCTACAAACCCAACTAGAAAGACTCCAGAGTCCTTCCTGGGACCCAACGCCGCCCTGGTCAACCTGGACTCTCTCGTGACCAAACCAGCTCAGCCGGCACCGGTCGTTAACCCGTTCCTGGCTGCTACAG GTGCCGCCGCTCCGGCCCCCACCGCCAACCCGTTCCAGATGAGCCAGCCGGTCCCTCCCACCCTCAACCAGATGCGCGTCAGCCCGATGCCCTCTGGCTTCGGCAGCATCGTGGACCCCATGCCCCTGTCCTCTTTGCCCGCGCAGCCCGCCGCCATGGTCCCCCTGCCGGGCATGGCCCCCATGGGCCACGGGATGCCCGGCGTGGGAGGCGGCGGCGTGGGCGCGGGGATCCCGCCCTCCATGTCGCTGCCTCAGCCACTGATGAGCATGCCCCCTCAGGCCGGGGCACAACCCGCCGGAACCACCAACCCCTTCCTCTTGTGA